The Bradyrhizobium diazoefficiens genome contains the following window.
ACGGCGCGGCCGGGTCGTGGCGCTGGTCACCTCGGGCCTCACGGTTGCGACCGTCATTGGCGTTCCCCTCGGCAATCTCGTCGGCAGCCTGTTCGGCTGGCGCGCGACTTTTGCGATGGTCGCTGTCATCAGCGCGGTGGCGCTCGCCGCCCTGCTGCTCGGCCTGCCCCGCGGCTTGCCGCGCAACACGGCCTCGCTCGGCGAAAGGCTGGCGGTGGCCCGTCACAGCAATGTCCTGATCGCGCTTGTGATCACGATTTTATGGGCGCTCGGCGGCTTCACCGTGTTCACCTATTTCGCGGTGCCGTTGCGCGGCCTCGGCTTCGACGCCTCGCAGATCAGCCTGGCGCTGCTGGTGTTCGGCGGCGCAGCCGCGATCGGGAACATGCTCGGCGGCGTCTTGGCCGACCGGCTGGGCACGACGACCACCGCAGCACTCGGGCTTGCCGGCATGGCGACCGCATTGATTCTGCATTCGCTGGTCCTGAAGCTTTTGCCGGGGCAGGCGCATTACGCGGTGCTGGGCACGATTTTCCTCTGGGGTATCTCGGGCTGGGCGTTCTATCCGGCCCAGGTCGCCAGCATCATCCGGATCGAACCGCAGGCCTCGATGATCGCGCTCTCGCTCAACGCCTCCGCGATGTATCTCGGCTTCGCCATCGGCGGCGCCCTGGGCGGCGCGGTGCTGGCCGCCCTCTCGCCCAACGACCTCGGCTGGATCGGCGGATCGAGCGTTGCGGCCTCGCTTCTGGTACACCTCGCCCGTGGCTGGCAGGCGCGGCCGAAATCCGTCAAAATTGCCGGTTGATGGGGCGTTTTTCGGGGTTTCGCCGCCCCGAAAACTGGTCTAAGACCCACCCGCGCGCGAGGGAGACCAACGCGCTCTCGGCCACAGGGACGCGCAGCCGCGCGCCCTTTTTTTGTGCCCAAATTCCACTTCGGCGAGAGTTGATGCCCAAACGTACAGACATCACCACCATCCTGATCATCGGCGCCGGCCCCATCGTGATCGGCCAAGCCTGCGAGTTCGATTATTCGGGCACGCAGGCGGTGAAGACGCTGAAGGAAGAGGGCTATCGCATCGTCCTCGTCAATTCCAACCCGGCCACGATCATGACCGACCCGGAATTGGCCGATGCGACCTATATCGAACCGATCACGCCCGAGATCGTCGCCAAGATCATCGAGAAGGAACGTCACGTCGTTCCCGGCGGCTTCGCGCTGCTGCCGACCA
Protein-coding sequences here:
- a CDS encoding MFS transporter, coding for MSVFWLALAAFAIGTEGFVIAGLLPAIANDLSISVPAAGQLVTAYALTYAVGSPILAVALNNIDRRTVLALALSTFIAGNLAAVVASSYALLLASRMLMALGSGLCMPTALAVSVAVASPERRGRVVALVTSGLTVATVIGVPLGNLVGSLFGWRATFAMVAVISAVALAALLLGLPRGLPRNTASLGERLAVARHSNVLIALVITILWALGGFTVFTYFAVPLRGLGFDASQISLALLVFGGAAAIGNMLGGVLADRLGTTTTAALGLAGMATALILHSLVLKLLPGQAHYAVLGTIFLWGISGWAFYPAQVASIIRIEPQASMIALSLNASAMYLGFAIGGALGGAVLAALSPNDLGWIGGSSVAASLLVHLARGWQARPKSVKIAG